One Maribacter cobaltidurans genomic window carries:
- a CDS encoding N-acetylmuramoyl-L-alanine amidase family protein — translation MLITLKFWKGPGLKNVSFWISLLQFCFVFGQQKTIVIDPGHGGTDSGAVGINDILEKDVVLNVAKEITVLNKTLFDDRFAIYSTRYTDTLISLKDRGRLARALKTDVFVSLHCNYSDNPNARGVEVYVSNRKAKYSIEATWLAYNIQANLNRKLGFESRGVKFANFQVLRETVAHGPTVLVEMGFMTNTDEAGYYLKPKNIRAMALAILMGLYNYFNAGL, via the coding sequence ATGTTGATAACTCTAAAATTTTGGAAGGGGCCGGGCCTCAAAAACGTCAGTTTTTGGATTTCGCTCCTGCAATTCTGCTTTGTTTTCGGTCAGCAAAAAACAATTGTCATTGACCCCGGACATGGTGGAACCGATTCCGGTGCCGTAGGTATAAATGATATATTGGAAAAAGATGTGGTTTTGAATGTAGCCAAAGAAATTACCGTACTTAACAAAACCCTTTTTGATGATAGATTTGCTATCTATTCGACCAGATATACCGATACTTTGATTTCACTAAAGGATAGGGGCCGATTGGCCAGGGCACTCAAAACGGATGTGTTTGTGTCCTTGCACTGCAATTATTCTGATAACCCAAATGCAAGGGGTGTTGAAGTTTATGTGTCAAATCGGAAAGCCAAATATTCCATTGAAGCCACTTGGCTAGCATATAATATACAAGCAAACCTGAATAGGAAGCTTGGTTTTGAAAGTAGGGGCGTAAAGTTTGCCAATTTTCAGGTACTTCGGGAGACTGTTGCGCATGGCCCAACGGTACTTGTTGAAATGGGCTTTATGACCAATACCGATGAAGCGGGTTATTATTTGAAGCCTAAAAATATTCGGGCTATGGCGTTGGCTATTTTAATGGGATTATATAACTATTTTAATGCTGGACTATGA
- a CDS encoding helix-turn-helix domain-containing protein produces the protein MKISGNNIGEMLKEAREQKKLTQEQLAQKVGKKRAYITRIESEQGNKINLQTLREIVEKGLDGELNIDLDL, from the coding sequence ATGAAAATATCTGGTAATAATATAGGTGAAATGCTTAAAGAAGCAAGAGAGCAGAAGAAATTAACCCAAGAGCAATTGGCCCAAAAAGTAGGTAAAAAACGTGCTTATATTACAAGAATTGAATCAGAACAAGGAAATAAAATAAACCTCCAGACCTTAAGGGAAATAGTAGAAAAAGGCTTGGATGGAGAATTAAATATTGATTTGGATTTATAG
- a CDS encoding DUF2326 domain-containing protein — protein MLIRLYSETNLIDSVPFLNGINIILGKYSEDKEARGINGIGKSSLVRLIDFALLSGKAEKRFSQKKYDFLRDEEHSLTLEFEVRGKKYFLKRYFSDLKTIFFSNRPDKYEEYEKSEMPRILEAIFFPTENSEVFFEGKRYGTLMEFFVKDDLQNQQRIDPLNFVSYNANVRDKALYNFYLLNLPTKNLVNFNDVSKDYEEKSKTIKGLTNKIKADTGKEVKEFRTEILKIEKQISIIEKSLKDYNFLENHKDIEGKLTEVISQINEKSTLYHITNRKLEKLKSSYSDVSSIDIDKIQKLYNETLSTFGNFVKKSLDEVIEFKKQLLANRNKYLLDEEKKLTKIIHTALSDLEILEKNRSQLFSLLKEKGALDRIETTYEKLIEEKTLLERNTAIIKEIDEIETIMANTDIVISELKRDIVNEVNEVDKKLNELRLLFQDVLENAIYLDEEFDNSYFDVTINPSSKRNQLPFSINIQIPKADALGQERLKIVSYDLMVFLNNRLNKRNIPDFLVHDGVFHAISKRTIFNVLNYMYHKANELQNFQYILTFNEDEIDFTEEVSSRYGKLEFDISDYVIAEFSDTEKETLFKRFF, from the coding sequence ATGTTGATAAGACTATATTCAGAAACCAATTTAATAGATAGTGTTCCATTTCTTAATGGTATAAATATCATTTTGGGTAAATATTCTGAGGATAAGGAAGCAAGGGGAATAAATGGTATTGGTAAATCATCATTAGTTCGTCTAATCGATTTTGCTCTTTTAAGTGGAAAAGCGGAAAAAAGATTTTCTCAGAAGAAATATGATTTTTTAAGAGATGAAGAACATAGTTTAACATTAGAATTTGAAGTCCGTGGAAAGAAATATTTTTTGAAGCGATACTTTTCTGACCTTAAGACTATATTTTTTAGTAATCGCCCAGATAAATACGAAGAATACGAAAAATCAGAAATGCCAAGAATACTTGAAGCCATCTTTTTCCCGACCGAAAATAGTGAAGTATTTTTCGAAGGGAAAAGATATGGTACTTTAATGGAGTTTTTTGTTAAGGATGACTTGCAAAATCAGCAACGAATAGACCCTTTAAATTTCGTTTCGTACAACGCTAATGTTAGAGACAAAGCATTATATAATTTTTACCTACTAAATCTACCAACTAAAAATCTTGTAAACTTTAATGATGTATCTAAAGATTACGAAGAAAAAAGTAAGACAATAAAAGGTCTTACAAATAAAATAAAGGCTGATACAGGGAAAGAAGTAAAAGAGTTTCGTACAGAAATACTGAAGATAGAAAAGCAAATATCAATAATTGAGAAAAGTCTTAAAGATTATAACTTTCTTGAAAATCATAAGGATATTGAAGGTAAACTTACCGAAGTAATTAGCCAAATAAATGAAAAGTCCACACTATATCATATAACAAACAGAAAGCTAGAAAAACTAAAATCATCTTATTCTGATGTTTCAAGTATTGATATTGATAAGATTCAAAAGCTATATAATGAAACCTTATCAACATTTGGAAACTTTGTAAAAAAGAGTTTAGATGAAGTAATAGAGTTTAAAAAACAACTTTTAGCTAATAGAAATAAGTACTTACTTGATGAAGAAAAGAAACTTACAAAAATTATCCACACTGCACTTAGTGACCTTGAAATCTTAGAAAAAAACCGTAGTCAGTTATTTTCTTTGCTCAAAGAAAAAGGGGCTTTAGACAGAATCGAAACTACTTATGAAAAATTGATTGAAGAAAAAACTCTTTTGGAGAGAAACACTGCCATCATCAAAGAAATTGACGAGATTGAGACTATCATGGCGAATACAGACATTGTTATTTCCGAATTAAAACGTGATATAGTAAATGAAGTCAATGAGGTTGACAAGAAGCTGAATGAACTAAGGCTTTTGTTTCAAGATGTTTTAGAGAATGCAATATATCTTGATGAGGAGTTTGATAACTCATATTTTGATGTTACCATTAACCCATCTTCTAAAAGAAACCAACTACCTTTTTCAATAAACATCCAAATTCCAAAGGCAGATGCTTTGGGACAAGAAAGACTAAAAATAGTATCTTATGATTTAATGGTTTTTCTCAATAATAGATTGAATAAGAGAAATATACCTGATTTTTTAGTTCATGATGGAGTATTTCACGCAATCTCTAAAAGAACGATATTTAACGTATTGAACTATATGTATCATAAGGCAAATGAACTTCAAAATTTTCAATACATTCTTACTTTTAATGAAGATGAAATTGATTTTACTGAAGAAGTGAGTAGCAGATATGGTAAGTTGGAGTTCGATATTTCTGATTATGTAATTGCCGAGTTCTCAGATACAGAAAAAGAAACACTATTTAAGCGTTTTTTCTAA
- a CDS encoding P-loop NTPase family protein, whose amino-acid sequence MSSHKPHIIIEGSVQYTLGTFKNNEIIYDFDKMLIYLNAKGKLLFGKKFRIYEEDQNILFKLCNYYIKDEANCKKLGIDIHKGILLSGPVGCGKTSLMKLLRHIVPHRKPYEVIPTRNIAFAFNNIGYKIIEAYGDKKFYCFDDLGVEPTGRHFGKDCNVLGEILLSRYELFLNHNIQTHATTNLNAQELEERYGNRVRSRLRQLFNLVAFDKGAGDKRK is encoded by the coding sequence ATGAGTTCCCATAAACCACATATCATCATCGAGGGCAGTGTTCAATATACCTTGGGAACATTCAAGAACAACGAAATCATTTACGATTTTGATAAAATGCTCATTTATCTCAATGCAAAGGGGAAATTGCTCTTTGGCAAAAAATTCAGGATTTATGAGGAAGACCAGAACATACTTTTTAAGCTGTGCAATTATTACATTAAGGACGAGGCGAACTGTAAAAAACTCGGTATCGACATTCATAAGGGCATTTTGCTTTCCGGTCCCGTGGGTTGCGGCAAGACCAGTCTGATGAAACTATTGCGTCATATCGTACCCCACCGTAAACCTTATGAAGTCATCCCCACCCGGAACATTGCCTTTGCCTTTAACAATATCGGCTATAAAATCATTGAGGCTTATGGGGACAAAAAGTTCTACTGCTTTGACGACCTGGGCGTAGAACCCACAGGTAGACATTTCGGGAAGGACTGCAATGTACTTGGAGAAATATTGCTATCTCGTTACGAACTGTTCCTGAACCATAACATCCAGACCCATGCCACCACCAACCTCAATGCCCAGGAGTTGGAGGAACGCTACGGTAATCGGGTACGCTCACGTTTGCGACAGTTGTTTAATTTGGTGGCTTTTGATAAGGGAGCTGGGGATAAGAGAAAATGA
- a CDS encoding helix-turn-helix domain-containing protein — translation MAATIITTEDLREFKTELLDDIKQLLQNQSGHVSKKWLKSPEVKKLLGISSGTLQNLRINGTLPYTKVGGVLYYDYEEIMNVMEKNKIHNKF, via the coding sequence ATGGCAGCAACCATCATTACCACCGAAGATCTTCGGGAATTCAAAACAGAATTGCTCGATGACATCAAACAACTTTTACAAAACCAATCAGGACACGTTTCTAAAAAATGGCTAAAATCCCCAGAGGTAAAAAAGCTTTTGGGAATCTCTTCCGGCACCTTACAGAACCTAAGAATCAATGGCACATTACCCTATACCAAAGTGGGTGGTGTACTCTATTACGATTATGAGGAAATTATGAACGTGATGGAAAAGAACAAAATCCATAACAAATTCTGA
- a CDS encoding RteC domain-containing protein codes for MKKYANILSDLERHIEFLEFDNSTSIIFKAEKIIEKAKESLKKARKIVLSQGFDNKESEIYFFKIIKPKLYSKLIYHLKLFDIENKRPRGSTKSQIKYFNSQINKLQTYLNDNLDFYTYYRRESSIFDEYYFLRGNATIKLFPGTFHFLTDEQFSTSHDSMVAQIMAYDLLIIYIKREIDRLENNGSLRESRMMWTNNKIDLIELIYALYSTNCVNKGRADIKDIAYAAERIFKVDLGDYYRAFLEIRMRKKGRTKFLDALKENLEKRMDEIDE; via the coding sequence TTGAAAAAGTACGCAAACATATTAAGCGACCTTGAAAGGCATATTGAATTCTTGGAGTTTGACAATAGTACCTCAATAATATTCAAAGCTGAAAAAATTATTGAGAAGGCTAAGGAAAGTCTTAAAAAGGCTCGGAAAATCGTGCTTTCTCAAGGGTTTGACAATAAGGAAAGTGAGATTTACTTTTTTAAAATAATCAAGCCCAAGCTCTACAGTAAACTCATTTACCATCTTAAACTATTTGATATTGAAAACAAAAGACCAAGAGGAAGTACGAAATCACAAATCAAATATTTTAATTCCCAGATAAATAAACTGCAAACGTATCTGAATGACAATCTGGATTTCTATACTTATTATCGAAGGGAATCATCTATTTTCGATGAGTATTACTTTTTGAGAGGTAACGCAACAATTAAGCTCTTCCCTGGAACTTTCCACTTTTTAACAGACGAACAATTTTCAACAAGCCATGATAGCATGGTAGCCCAGATTATGGCTTACGACTTGCTCATTATATATATAAAAAGAGAGATAGATAGATTAGAAAATAATGGGTCCCTTCGAGAGTCTCGAATGATGTGGACCAACAATAAAATAGATTTGATAGAACTTATTTATGCTTTGTACAGTACCAATTGTGTAAACAAAGGAAGGGCGGATATCAAAGATATTGCATACGCCGCTGAACGTATTTTCAAAGTCGATCTTGGTGATTATTACAGAGCTTTTTTGGAAATACGAATGCGAAAAAAAGGAAGGACCAAATTCCTTGATGCACTAAAGGAAAATCTCGAAAAACGCATGGATGAAATCGATGAATAA
- a CDS encoding ThiF family adenylyltransferase — translation MQERYLRNRIYISDEEQKIIKDCPIILGGSGIGSVIAECALRLGFENITIIDGDKVELSNLNRQNYTEEDIASEKVESINARLKAINKEANIEVYNSFITETNVEKFIKGHAIAINALDFTTDIPLQFDKVCQENNIPVIHPYNLGWGGLVTVIAPDGMSLSAIAKPNEKFNEVNMVEYMSTYMRFWGNPQDWIDEIIEKYKSEKENLPPPQLSIASWKVAAMCTHILFDIATGRAVKKFPEFYLSTILNS, via the coding sequence ATGCAAGAACGATACCTGCGAAATAGAATATACATTAGTGATGAAGAGCAAAAAATCATTAAGGATTGTCCCATAATATTGGGGGGTAGCGGAATAGGAAGTGTAATTGCCGAGTGTGCCCTACGTTTGGGGTTTGAGAATATCACTATTATAGATGGCGACAAGGTAGAGCTATCCAATTTGAACCGACAGAATTATACTGAAGAGGATATCGCCTCCGAGAAAGTAGAGTCCATAAATGCTAGATTGAAGGCTATCAATAAAGAAGCTAATATTGAGGTTTATAACAGTTTTATAACTGAAACCAATGTTGAAAAGTTTATAAAAGGCCATGCAATTGCTATTAATGCCTTGGATTTTACAACAGATATCCCATTACAGTTTGACAAAGTTTGTCAAGAAAATAATATTCCTGTAATTCACCCGTATAATTTAGGTTGGGGAGGACTTGTTACGGTAATTGCTCCAGATGGTATGTCATTATCTGCTATTGCAAAACCAAATGAGAAATTTAATGAGGTCAATATGGTTGAATACATGTCAACGTATATGAGATTTTGGGGAAATCCTCAAGATTGGATCGATGAAATCATCGAGAAATACAAAAGCGAAAAGGAAAATTTGCCACCTCCACAACTTTCAATTGCCTCTTGGAAAGTTGCCGCCATGTGTACCCATATCCTCTTTGATATCGCTACAGGAAGAGCAGTAAAAAAATTTCCTGAATTTTATTTATCGACGATATTGAATTCTTGA
- a CDS encoding response regulator transcription factor: MADMKDFFSFKNSVNEIPEGSQGQTLDYLEAIKAFSRTTYKSIYVIDYQKRGFEYVSDNPLFLCGHTAEEIKEMGYAFYFKYVIKSDLDLLIKINTAGFEFYDKIPMEERKNHTISYDFHIKNQEGKTILINQKLTPMFLTNNGKIWKAICIVSLSAERQAGNIKIYKKGDNKIFKYDLDGDFWKADEKIKLSSREKEILQLSTRGFTINEISESIYVSPDTVKFHRRKLFDKLEVTNISEAIMYATNNKLI, translated from the coding sequence ATGGCAGACATGAAAGACTTCTTTTCCTTTAAGAATTCGGTTAATGAAATTCCAGAGGGAAGTCAAGGACAAACATTAGATTATTTAGAAGCTATAAAAGCTTTCTCAAGGACTACATACAAAAGCATCTATGTGATTGATTATCAGAAAAGGGGCTTTGAGTATGTATCGGACAACCCATTGTTTCTTTGTGGCCATACTGCCGAAGAAATTAAGGAGATGGGGTACGCATTTTACTTTAAATATGTAATAAAGTCCGATTTGGATCTGCTGATTAAAATCAACACGGCAGGGTTCGAATTTTATGATAAAATCCCAATGGAGGAAAGAAAGAATCATACTATCTCATATGATTTTCATATAAAAAACCAAGAAGGAAAAACCATTTTGATAAATCAAAAATTGACCCCCATGTTCTTGACCAATAATGGCAAAATATGGAAAGCCATATGTATTGTTTCCTTATCTGCAGAACGACAAGCAGGAAACATAAAAATTTACAAAAAGGGGGACAATAAAATTTTCAAGTATGATCTTGATGGTGACTTTTGGAAAGCCGATGAAAAAATAAAACTTTCATCGAGGGAAAAAGAAATATTACAGCTATCGACCAGAGGTTTTACCATAAATGAAATATCCGAATCAATTTATGTGTCTCCGGATACAGTAAAATTCCATAGAAGAAAGTTATTCGACAAACTGGAAGTGACCAATATATCCGAAGCTATTATGTATGCCACCAATAATAAACTCATTTAG
- a CDS encoding peptidase domain-containing ABC transporter, with protein sequence MFRKKDQHIELIRQHDLMDCGPASLSMVTSYFGNKFSLHNLREFCQIGKDGVSMLGIIHAAKKIGFKTQSVKLDLRQLVNNFNSPCILYWNKNHFLVLEAISFTGENRTFKIADPAHGKVTLDEEQFKQSWLKGEEKGIALFLDPTDKFYSLKDQNDFKERINHILRLFLPYKKKIFLLMFFVLIGSLLSIALPFLTEALIDKGVSKKDLNFITLILLAQLFVFLGIMGINILRNWYTLVIGANFSIDVIYSYLDKILKLPISFFDTKNSGDFNQRIQDNVKVEEFFTSDSILTVFSILTLIIYSIILFYYDIYLFVIYLGLTSLSVVWSFFWLRRRKTLDYQLFRAKSENQEAVYEFYNGIKEMKLNQYEDYKKNEWIDLQNNLLKINIKSLKIDQFQSIGFTFFNQLKNILVTFLAANYVVKDTMTLGALLSVSFIIGQMNSPIHQLLNFIKSQQDAFLSFNRLSEVYTQKNEEKESDKKLNPEIVPVDIKIQNVNFKYNILSHKYILQDINLMIPKGKVTAIVGHSGSGKTTLMKLLLNFFPPLSGKILYGLDEISEISAKSIRENSGIVMQDGYIFNDTIERNIAMNDTNVDKIKMNNVLKAVNLFDFVNSLALKEFTKIGSGGNDLSGGQKQRILIARAIYKNPKYIFLDEATSALDATNEKEVHNNLQKLFRNKTVVIIAHRLSTVQKADQIIVLSEGKMVEQGTHTELIDKKNFYYTLVKNQLNI encoded by the coding sequence ATGTTCAGAAAAAAAGACCAGCATATCGAATTAATCCGTCAACATGATTTAATGGATTGTGGGCCAGCTTCATTAAGTATGGTGACTAGCTATTTTGGAAATAAATTCTCACTTCACAATCTTAGAGAATTTTGTCAAATAGGTAAGGATGGTGTTTCTATGCTAGGAATTATTCATGCAGCAAAAAAAATTGGATTTAAGACTCAATCTGTTAAATTGGATTTAAGACAGCTCGTAAATAATTTTAATTCGCCATGCATACTATATTGGAACAAAAACCATTTTTTGGTTTTAGAGGCAATCTCTTTCACAGGTGAAAATAGGACTTTTAAGATTGCAGATCCAGCTCATGGAAAAGTTACTTTGGATGAAGAACAATTTAAACAATCATGGCTGAAAGGGGAAGAAAAAGGAATTGCTCTATTTCTCGATCCTACTGACAAGTTTTATTCTTTAAAGGACCAAAACGATTTCAAAGAACGGATAAATCACATATTAAGATTATTTCTTCCATACAAGAAAAAGATTTTCTTGTTGATGTTTTTTGTATTAATAGGCAGCCTTTTAAGTATAGCTCTCCCTTTTTTGACGGAAGCTTTGATAGATAAAGGAGTAAGCAAGAAGGATTTAAACTTTATTACCTTAATTCTCTTGGCTCAACTGTTTGTTTTTCTTGGAATAATGGGAATCAATATTCTGAGGAATTGGTACACTCTAGTCATTGGGGCAAACTTTAGCATTGATGTTATTTATTCGTATTTGGATAAGATTCTAAAACTTCCCATCAGTTTCTTTGATACTAAAAATTCAGGTGATTTTAATCAAAGAATACAGGACAATGTAAAAGTTGAAGAGTTTTTTACTTCGGACAGCATATTAACTGTTTTTTCGATTTTAACGTTAATTATTTATTCCATTATTCTATTCTACTATGACATTTACCTGTTTGTAATATACTTAGGACTTACTTCCTTATCTGTAGTATGGTCATTCTTTTGGTTAAGAAGAAGAAAAACTTTGGATTATCAATTATTTAGGGCAAAATCAGAAAACCAGGAAGCGGTTTATGAGTTTTATAATGGTATCAAGGAGATGAAACTTAACCAATATGAGGATTATAAGAAAAATGAATGGATTGACCTTCAAAACAATTTATTGAAAATTAATATTAAATCACTTAAGATTGATCAATTCCAATCTATTGGATTTACATTTTTTAATCAACTCAAAAATATTTTGGTCACGTTCTTGGCGGCTAATTATGTTGTAAAAGATACAATGACATTGGGGGCTTTATTGAGTGTTTCTTTTATAATTGGTCAAATGAATTCCCCAATACACCAACTATTGAACTTTATAAAATCTCAACAAGATGCTTTTTTAAGTTTTAATAGACTGAGCGAAGTATATACTCAAAAAAATGAGGAAAAAGAGTCAGATAAGAAACTTAATCCGGAAATAGTTCCAGTTGATATTAAAATACAAAATGTCAATTTCAAATACAATATACTTTCTCATAAATATATCCTTCAGGATATCAATTTGATGATCCCAAAAGGGAAGGTTACAGCAATTGTAGGCCATAGTGGAAGTGGAAAAACAACTTTAATGAAGTTGTTATTGAACTTTTTTCCTCCATTATCTGGAAAGATTTTATATGGCTTGGATGAAATAAGTGAAATATCGGCGAAGAGTATCAGAGAGAATTCGGGAATTGTGATGCAAGACGGATATATATTCAATGATACTATTGAAAGAAATATTGCTATGAACGATACAAATGTTGACAAAATAAAAATGAATAATGTTTTAAAAGCTGTCAATCTATTTGATTTTGTCAATTCATTAGCACTTAAAGAATTCACTAAAATAGGTTCAGGGGGAAATGATCTTTCAGGAGGCCAAAAACAAAGAATATTAATTGCAAGGGCAATCTATAAAAATCCAAAGTATATTTTCTTGGACGAAGCAACTTCAGCTTTAGATGCTACTAATGAAAAAGAAGTACATAATAATTTGCAGAAGTTGTTTAGGAATAAAACGGTTGTCATAATAGCTCATCGTTTAAGTACCGTTCAAAAGGCAGACCAGATAATAGTTTTATCTGAAGGAAAAATGGTAGAACAAGGTACACATACAGAGTTAATAGATAAGAAAAATTTTTATTACACATTAGTTAAAAATCAATTAAATATATAG
- a CDS encoding TonB-dependent receptor domain-containing protein: MRISIIIYVLLNTGLLYSQNSISGKIVDKSEEPLPFANIVLYHADTDKVVTGAVSDDKGVYSFMDIPNGNYLLEVSVLGFKTQKSDSFTLSDENQNVTYSFTLEEEAQALNEVVVKSNRPIIRQTAEKLIVNLEQSEMVSSNLQDVMKKVPGIIVTNGNITYGGQQGITILINGKTTEYMDISSLLRDLPADNISKVELVQQPGAEFDAEGSGPLINIILKKNVRLGTNGNLKLYTGYDNRPEYGVSGSIASYKNKLNWQLGAGYRKSAWREDLFITRRVNGEIYDQSTISPYNPKTYRFNGGLDYYINEHHTIGFGTRFINTDSDRIASNSTQIIETGSSESLLTENSFDRNRKTYNINPYYKFEDEKNKFILDFDYVDYNNDNINNLYKVGQSPISYDDQRYFQDGKYQILTYKGDYKRTLNQDFNWMFGTKYSRVSTDSDLRSFVQNTNGDFTLDADQSNRFLVDEDILAIYLKMVKKWENWSFSGGLRWENSNTKGTSTNTNEVRSRRISKLFPSASIDRKINDKFGANLSYSYRILRPSYNSLNAFVYYYDPYTFEQGNPNLKPEFTNSFQFNLTYDNQPFFSIGYKNTDDALFEIISQDDATAQTSRSVINLAKRENWSFRGFAPVSFLDGLDGYTGIIVNYNKYESENLTPKLDLDKWSLTWYTNLEYQLPWDMNSELTGYYTTGGLQGQIEHDWLAGLSFAISKKFMDDKFKINLGIEEILNRKFYGNIIYDNIDADIISDWSRQNVYFQLTYNFGSNFNKEKDKRNPSEEEQGRIKDNN, translated from the coding sequence ATGAGAATTAGTATAATAATATATGTTTTGCTGAATACGGGATTATTGTATTCTCAAAATAGCATTTCTGGTAAGATTGTTGATAAATCAGAAGAGCCATTACCTTTTGCAAATATTGTCTTATATCATGCGGATACTGATAAGGTGGTAACAGGAGCCGTGAGTGATGATAAAGGGGTATATTCCTTTATGGATATTCCTAATGGAAATTATTTACTGGAGGTTTCTGTCCTAGGTTTTAAGACCCAAAAATCAGATTCCTTTACCCTTTCTGATGAAAACCAAAATGTAACATATAGTTTTACCTTAGAGGAAGAAGCTCAAGCATTAAACGAAGTTGTTGTTAAAAGTAATCGTCCCATAATTCGGCAAACAGCGGAAAAATTGATAGTTAATTTGGAGCAATCTGAAATGGTGAGTTCCAATTTACAGGATGTCATGAAGAAAGTACCGGGTATTATCGTTACCAATGGAAATATTACTTATGGCGGACAACAAGGCATAACCATTTTAATAAATGGAAAAACAACCGAGTATATGGATATTTCATCCTTATTGCGAGACCTCCCAGCGGACAATATCTCAAAGGTTGAATTGGTTCAACAACCTGGTGCTGAGTTTGATGCCGAAGGGTCAGGTCCATTAATCAATATTATCCTCAAAAAAAATGTTAGACTAGGCACTAATGGAAACCTTAAACTTTATACGGGATATGATAATCGACCTGAATATGGGGTGAGTGGCTCAATTGCAAGCTATAAGAATAAACTTAATTGGCAATTAGGTGCAGGGTATAGAAAATCAGCATGGAGAGAAGACCTTTTTATAACTAGAAGGGTAAATGGAGAAATTTATGACCAATCGACTATTTCACCATATAATCCAAAAACTTATAGATTCAATGGAGGGCTAGACTATTACATAAATGAGCATCATACCATAGGATTTGGAACAAGATTTATTAATACAGATTCCGACAGGATAGCATCTAACAGTACCCAAATTATTGAAACGGGTTCATCAGAATCCTTACTCACTGAAAATAGTTTTGATCGTAATAGAAAAACTTATAATATAAACCCATACTATAAGTTTGAAGATGAAAAAAATAAGTTCATTCTAGATTTTGATTACGTTGATTACAACAATGATAATATTAACAATTTATATAAAGTCGGACAGAGTCCAATTTCATACGATGACCAACGATATTTTCAAGATGGAAAATATCAAATATTGACTTATAAAGGAGATTATAAACGTACTTTAAATCAAGATTTTAATTGGATGTTCGGAACAAAATACTCAAGGGTTTCCACGGATAGTGACTTACGTTCTTTTGTACAAAATACGAATGGGGATTTCACTTTGGATGCTGACCAAAGTAACCGTTTTTTGGTAGATGAAGACATCTTGGCCATATACTTAAAAATGGTGAAAAAGTGGGAAAATTGGTCATTTTCTGGTGGGTTACGTTGGGAAAACAGTAATACAAAGGGAACTTCCACCAATACAAATGAAGTAAGGAGCAGGAGAATTTCGAAATTATTTCCAAGTGCTAGCATCGATAGAAAAATTAATGACAAATTTGGAGCTAATCTATCTTATAGCTATCGAATTTTAAGGCCTTCTTATAATTCCCTAAATGCATTTGTCTATTATTACGACCCTTATACTTTTGAGCAAGGAAATCCAAACTTAAAACCTGAATTCACCAATAGTTTTCAATTTAATCTTACTTATGATAATCAACCCTTTTTTAGCATAGGATACAAGAATACAGACGACGCCTTATTCGAAATTATATCTCAAGATGATGCCACGGCCCAAACCTCCAGGTCGGTAATCAATCTTGCCAAGAGGGAAAATTGGAGCTTTAGGGGTTTTGCACCTGTAAGTTTTCTTGATGGTTTGGATGGCTATACCGGAATTATAGTAAATTATAATAAATACGAATCAGAAAATTTGACCCCAAAACTCGATTTGGATAAATGGAGTTTGACATGGTACACAAACCTGGAGTATCAACTTCCCTGGGATATGAATTCAGAATTGACGGGATACTATACCACCGGCGGACTTCAGGGGCAAATAGAACACGATTGGTTGGCCGGACTTAGTTTTGCCATAAGCAAAAAGTTTATGGATGATAAATTCAAAATCAATTTGGGTATTGAGGAGATTTTGAATCGCAAATTCTATGGCAATATTATTTATGATAATATTGATGCCGATATTATAAGCGATTGGTCCCGTCAAAATGTCTATTTTCAATTGACATACAATTTTGGGTCGAATTTTAATAAGGAAAAGGATAAAAGAAACCCTTCTGAAGAAGAGCAGGGCAGAATAAAGGATAATAATTGA